A portion of the Cryptomeria japonica chromosome 5, Sugi_1.0, whole genome shotgun sequence genome contains these proteins:
- the LOC131876005 gene encoding leucine-rich repeat receptor-like kinase protein HAR1, translating to MLKIVAKLGTACSNNISYLHYWTEVDEFHIFRNLKESNMIGSRGARKVSKVILKNGLFDHLHSGQRPQMALQWPKRYQIALGVARVLCYMHHNFSPPKLHKDVKSSNILLDRDLGAKIADFGVSRELHKLGDKYTLSGYVGSHGNIAPEYAETRLKVNKKSNVYSFGVVVLELVSGKKATGDEKYGEDADIVSWIRNTIRMGREEMEVLDEHAVKRTIA from the exons ATGCTAAAAATAGTAGCTAAACTTGGAACTGCATGCTCAAACAACATCAGTTATCTTCACTACTGGACAGAAGTGGACGAGTTTCACATATTCCGCAATTTGAAGGAGAGTAACATGATTGGATCCAGAGGGGCTAGGAAAGTTTCCAAGGTCATATTGAAGAACGG CTTATTTGACCATTTGCACAGTGGTCAAAGGCCACAGATGGCTCTGCAATGGCCGAAGCGTTATCAGATCGCTCTTGGTGTAGCTCGAGTCCTTTGTTATATGCATCACAATTTCTCCCCTCCAAAATTGCACAAAGATGTGAAATCCAGCAACATCTTGCTAGACAGAGATTTGGGAGCTAAGATTGCAGACTTTGGCGTATCCAGAGAGCTTCACAAGCTTGGTGACAAGTATACATTGTCTGGTTATGTAGGATCCCACGGAAATATAGCCCCAG AGTATGCGGAAACTAGGCTAAAGGTGAACAAGAAAAGTAACGTCTATAGCTTTGGAGTGGTGGTGTTAGAGCTGGTGAGTGGTAAGAAAGCTACGggtgatgagaagtatggagaggACGCCGACATCGTGAGTTGGATACGCAACACAATTCGAATGGGCAGGGAAGAGATGGAAGTGCTCGATGAACACGCTGTGAAAAGGACAATTGCGTAG